One segment of Candidatus Fermentibacter sp. DNA contains the following:
- a CDS encoding diadenylate cyclase, producing MIIEPLGHPILSGFWLAQLADITIVAIVARAVIRSIWRTPAMSIVLVFLGVLVSGIVLRDLQFFTVGYLLESLSGVLFITSVVIFHEDIRNILLEQGRKLSARLRSRPALTGRETVEAIVSSCVVLRRRKLGAIIVIERNDLLDNYYREGLELDNLRVVPEVVASMLQPPGPLHDGALVIRNDRLVRASTFLPLAEYTRFKLKLGARHRAALGLAERSDAVVVIVSEESGDFRIAHDGLLDGPHSEEVLREELLSLTGNA from the coding sequence GTGATCATCGAGCCCCTGGGCCACCCGATCCTGAGCGGATTCTGGCTCGCCCAGCTCGCCGACATCACGATAGTCGCCATCGTCGCCAGGGCGGTCATCAGGTCGATCTGGCGAACGCCCGCCATGTCCATCGTGCTCGTATTCCTCGGGGTCCTGGTGAGCGGCATCGTCCTGAGGGATCTCCAGTTCTTCACCGTGGGCTACCTCCTCGAGAGCCTGAGCGGAGTTCTCTTCATCACCTCGGTAGTGATCTTCCACGAGGACATCAGGAACATCCTTCTCGAACAGGGGCGGAAGCTGTCCGCCAGGCTGCGCAGCCGCCCGGCCCTGACCGGGCGCGAAACCGTTGAGGCCATCGTCAGCTCGTGCGTCGTCCTCCGGCGCAGGAAGCTCGGCGCCATCATCGTCATCGAGAGGAACGACCTGCTCGACAACTACTACCGCGAGGGCCTCGAGCTGGACAACCTGCGGGTCGTCCCCGAGGTGGTGGCCTCGATGCTCCAGCCGCCCGGTCCACTGCACGACGGCGCGCTCGTGATCAGGAACGACAGGCTGGTGAGGGCGTCCACGTTCCTCCCGCTGGCCGAGTACACGCGCTTCAAGCTCAAGCTCGGCGCGCGGCACAGGGCCGCCCTCGGGCTGGCCGAGCGCTCGGATGCCGTTGTAGTGATCGTCAGCGAGGAGTCGGGCGACTTCAGGATCGCCCACGACGGGCTCCTCGACGGGCCCCACAGCGAAGAGGTACTTCGCGAGGAACTCCTCTCGCTGACCGGAAACGCATGA
- the folE gene encoding GTP cyclohydrolase I FolE, with the protein MDLEKIEQGVRLILEGIGEDLQREGLVDTPCRTAKSFAELCRGMDPASARSIRTFHAEGHNELVIVKDISFSSMCEHHLLPYVGRCDVIYLPADDRIAGLSAIVETVETMAARLTTQERLTTEIADRLMQEIQARGVMVVMEAEHMCLAIRGVRKRDSRIVTSAMRGYLRRLTTRSEALALIGRSTSVR; encoded by the coding sequence ATGGATCTGGAGAAGATCGAGCAGGGAGTTAGGCTCATCCTCGAGGGGATAGGCGAGGACCTCCAGCGCGAGGGCCTTGTGGACACCCCCTGCAGGACCGCGAAATCGTTCGCCGAGCTCTGCAGGGGCATGGATCCCGCCAGCGCCAGGTCGATCAGGACCTTCCACGCCGAGGGCCATAACGAGCTCGTCATCGTGAAGGACATCAGCTTCTCGTCGATGTGCGAGCACCACCTGCTGCCCTACGTGGGCAGATGCGACGTGATCTACCTGCCAGCCGACGACAGGATCGCGGGCCTGAGCGCGATCGTGGAGACCGTCGAGACGATGGCCGCCAGGCTCACCACCCAGGAGAGGCTCACCACCGAGATCGCCGACAGGCTGATGCAGGAGATCCAGGCCAGGGGCGTGATGGTCGTGATGGAGGCCGAGCACATGTGCCTCGCGATCAGGGGCGTGCGCAAGCGCGACTCGCGGATCGTCACGTCCGCCATGAGGGGCTACCTCCGCAGGCTGACCACCCGCAGCGAAGCCCTGGCGCTGATCGGCCGATCGACGAGCGTGAGATGA
- a CDS encoding amidohydrolase family protein: protein MELGPGYVMDWSSGLVSGGFSIVVENGAIASVRRAAPVGAHARCIAIPGLVQPHVHLCQTLFRGTAEGRTLLEWLGERIWPLEAAHTPDTLATSVILSLRELLSSGCTCLLDMGSVEHSSVTVDILRRSGIRAHAANALMDKGPEGLARDLPWLVEETGRVRAACGGLVRHALAPRFALSCSDALWEFVRGVRGYFVRTTHCAESPAEVADPGIAGAGGNVRYLAARGFPGARTLLAHCVHLAPGEADLLASSGTSVVHCPWTNLRLGSGIADVPALLAAGVGVFPASDGAACNNRLDLSSDLRLAMSLASFTRSPASVAGRLWLKAATEGAGRILDTGHGRIDAGMQADIVLLEPSEEESEELEAAEDPVRYVLELDWPSRVRLVMVHGRVLYEDGAFPTLPPLPMDIAAARRETLERAGADA from the coding sequence ATGGAACTCGGGCCGGGATACGTCATGGACTGGAGCTCCGGGCTCGTTTCCGGAGGTTTCTCGATAGTGGTGGAGAACGGGGCGATAGCCTCGGTCCGCAGGGCGGCGCCCGTGGGCGCACACGCACGCTGCATAGCCATCCCCGGGCTCGTCCAGCCTCACGTCCACCTCTGCCAGACCCTGTTCCGCGGAACGGCCGAGGGCAGGACGCTGCTGGAATGGCTCGGGGAGAGGATCTGGCCCCTCGAGGCCGCGCACACTCCCGACACCCTCGCCACCTCGGTGATCCTCTCGCTCAGGGAACTGCTTTCTTCCGGCTGCACGTGCCTTCTCGACATGGGCAGCGTCGAGCATTCCTCCGTCACGGTGGACATCCTGAGGCGCTCGGGCATCAGGGCCCATGCGGCCAACGCGCTGATGGACAAGGGGCCGGAAGGCCTCGCGAGGGACCTGCCCTGGCTCGTGGAGGAGACCGGGCGGGTTCGAGCCGCGTGCGGCGGGCTCGTGCGGCACGCCCTCGCGCCCAGGTTCGCGCTGTCCTGCTCCGACGCGCTCTGGGAGTTCGTGCGGGGGGTGCGTGGTTACTTCGTGAGGACGACGCACTGCGCCGAGAGCCCGGCCGAGGTCGCCGACCCCGGGATCGCAGGGGCGGGCGGGAACGTCAGATATCTGGCTGCAAGGGGCTTCCCGGGCGCACGCACCCTCCTGGCCCACTGCGTACATCTCGCTCCGGGGGAGGCTGATCTGCTGGCTTCGTCTGGCACGTCGGTCGTCCACTGCCCGTGGACCAACCTGAGGCTGGGCAGCGGCATCGCCGACGTGCCGGCTCTGCTCGCAGCAGGCGTCGGGGTCTTCCCCGCCAGCGACGGGGCGGCGTGCAACAACCGCCTGGACCTTTCCTCCGACCTCAGGCTCGCCATGTCCCTTGCCTCTTTCACGCGCTCTCCGGCCTCCGTCGCGGGCAGGCTCTGGCTGAAGGCCGCCACGGAGGGCGCCGGGCGCATCCTCGACACCGGCCACGGAAGGATCGACGCGGGGATGCAGGCCGACATCGTCCTCCTCGAACCTTCCGAGGAGGAGTCGGAGGAACTGGAGGCGGCCGAGGACCCGGTCAGATACGTCCTCGAGCTCGACTGGCCCTCGCGGGTGCGCCTCGTGATGGTGCACGGCAGGGTCCTCTACGAGGACGGGGCCTTCCCGACCCTTCCCCCGCTCCCGATGGACATCGCGGCCGCGAGGCGGGAGACGCTCGAAAGGGCCGGCGCGGATGCCTGA
- the ftsH gene encoding ATP-dependent zinc metalloprotease FtsH yields MTDNKQPEKPGLPPVQFGCSFRTLTLWILIVLLVYTVFSIFSGASGAIDLPYTSFLDLVSTGHVEKVVIETGGSLSGDFYEPVTVEGVEYERFTSFVPLEDRAVIDSLQAHGVRIEARPPSMDFLQIMLSIAPILLLIGFWVYFMRNAGGGGKAFSFGRSRARLFSADRPKTTFTDVAGVDEAKEELKEVIEFLKSPKKFQRLGGKVPRGVLLVGPPGTGKTLLAKAVAGEADVPFFSMSGSDFVEMFVGVGASRVRDLFAQGKAKAPCIIFIDEIDAVGRHRGAGLGGGHDEREQTLNALLVEMDGFESNEGVIVMAATNRPDVLDPALLRPGRFDRNVMVSMPDVKGREAILKVHTRKMPLEQGVTLEKIARATPGFSGADLESLANEAALRAARRNAKKIEQEDFEYAIDRIVMGIERRSMVISPEEKKLTAIHETGHALVSRFTPNMDPVHKVTIVPRGRALGVTSFLPLDDRHNYSLEYCRGVLARLLGGRAAETIFLDTLSTGAGNDLEKATALARRMICEWGMSEVLGPVTLGETGEPIFLGRDMGRMRNYSEHTAQVIDEEIKHLVDEAYVAAERILSAHRELALKMTDVLLEQETMTSEEIDALVDGGEPGAAGQPEPQPEQGVEPQAPSREDDPDGSGEDRAGS; encoded by the coding sequence ATGACCGACAACAAGCAGCCCGAGAAGCCAGGCCTTCCGCCGGTCCAGTTCGGCTGTTCCTTCCGCACCCTGACCCTGTGGATCCTGATAGTCCTCCTGGTCTACACGGTGTTCTCGATCTTCTCGGGCGCCTCCGGCGCCATAGATCTGCCCTACACGAGCTTCCTCGACCTCGTATCCACCGGGCACGTCGAGAAGGTGGTCATCGAGACCGGGGGATCCCTGTCGGGCGACTTCTACGAGCCCGTCACGGTCGAGGGCGTGGAGTACGAGCGATTCACGAGCTTCGTCCCGCTCGAGGACCGCGCGGTGATAGACTCGCTGCAGGCGCACGGAGTCCGCATCGAGGCAAGGCCTCCGAGCATGGACTTCCTCCAGATAATGCTCAGCATCGCCCCCATCCTGCTCCTCATCGGGTTCTGGGTGTACTTCATGCGCAACGCGGGAGGCGGCGGTAAGGCCTTCTCCTTCGGCCGCAGCCGGGCCCGCCTCTTCAGCGCCGACAGGCCCAAGACCACCTTCACCGACGTCGCCGGGGTGGACGAGGCCAAGGAGGAGCTGAAGGAAGTCATAGAGTTCCTCAAGTCCCCCAAGAAGTTCCAGCGCCTGGGCGGCAAGGTGCCCAGGGGCGTTCTGCTCGTGGGCCCTCCGGGCACCGGCAAGACGCTGCTTGCCAAGGCCGTGGCCGGCGAGGCCGACGTCCCGTTCTTCTCCATGAGCGGTTCCGACTTCGTCGAGATGTTCGTGGGAGTGGGCGCCAGCCGCGTGAGGGACCTGTTCGCGCAGGGCAAGGCCAAGGCCCCGTGCATCATCTTCATCGACGAGATCGACGCGGTGGGCAGGCACAGGGGCGCGGGGCTCGGCGGGGGGCACGACGAGCGCGAGCAGACCCTGAATGCCCTCCTCGTGGAGATGGACGGATTCGAATCCAACGAGGGCGTCATAGTCATGGCCGCGACCAACAGGCCGGACGTGCTCGATCCGGCCCTGCTCCGGCCCGGCAGGTTCGACAGGAACGTGATGGTCTCGATGCCCGACGTGAAGGGGCGGGAGGCAATCCTAAAGGTGCACACCCGCAAGATGCCCCTCGAACAGGGCGTCACCCTGGAGAAGATCGCAAGGGCCACACCCGGTTTCAGCGGCGCCGACCTCGAGAGCCTGGCGAACGAGGCCGCGCTCAGGGCGGCTCGCAGGAACGCGAAGAAGATCGAGCAGGAGGACTTCGAGTACGCGATCGACAGGATCGTGATGGGCATAGAGCGCCGCAGCATGGTGATAAGCCCCGAGGAGAAGAAGCTGACGGCCATCCACGAGACCGGCCATGCGCTGGTCAGCCGGTTCACTCCCAACATGGACCCCGTGCACAAGGTTACGATCGTGCCCCGCGGACGCGCCCTGGGCGTGACGAGCTTCCTGCCTCTCGACGACAGGCACAACTATTCGCTCGAATACTGCAGGGGCGTCCTGGCGAGGCTCCTGGGAGGCCGGGCCGCGGAGACGATCTTCCTCGACACCCTGAGTACCGGGGCCGGGAACGATCTCGAGAAGGCCACCGCCCTCGCCAGGCGCATGATCTGCGAGTGGGGCATGAGCGAGGTGCTCGGCCCGGTGACGCTCGGCGAGACGGGCGAGCCGATCTTCCTCGGCAGGGACATGGGCAGGATGCGCAACTACAGCGAGCACACAGCCCAGGTGATAGACGAGGAGATCAAGCACCTGGTGGACGAGGCCTATGTCGCCGCGGAACGCATCCTGAGCGCGCACAGGGAGCTCGCGCTGAAGATGACCGACGTGCTCCTCGAGCAGGAGACCATGACCAGCGAGGAGATCGACGCTCTCGTCGACGGCGGGGAGCCGGGCGCAGCCGGTCAGCCGGAACCGCAGCCGGAACAGGGAGTGGAACCGCAGGCTCCTTCGCGGGAGGACGATCCGGATGGATCTGGAGAAGATCGAGCAGGGAGTTAG
- the priA gene encoding primosomal protein N' — MPDATAVEVAVPRPVWRTFTYLLPSGMAGGVLEGCRVEVPFGREKLTGWIWGRSTSLPADGVKTVESRLDCVSALPRPVLELARWAADYYSAPPGMMMASASPPGAGAGLRREVRRTAGRAAAGDPVLEGLDGSAFVPVDGLAHGFSSRSVLMSHLSSLASSGAVECRLSPAPARRTSAGMAVAPCLPPAELAGMAERLRRKAPAQASILEILSRSDERITVSSLLREAGASRASLDAVVKAGAAAVSPAEAAGTGVSLAGAEVAELEPGQLEAVSRISGAKGGVFLLHGVTGSGKTEVYLRAIAGVVARGLQAVVLVPEISLTPQLTARFERRFPGMVAVMHSALSTGERLRAWSALAAGEKCIAIGPRSAVFAPLARTGIIIVDEEHDSSYKQQEQPRYNARDLAVVRGFLEGVPVVLGSATPSLESRGNADSGKYEILTLPGRAGGRPMPSVKPVRPGDYGSVVPPEMLTAVSDAWHRGEQSILLLNRRGFAPTRICAGCGRREDCPECAVAPTYHARGGILRCHHCGWWTMAPRDCPSCGCTRFVTEGPGVQRVEAFLAGALPGIRILRLDRDTSSSAGATWEILGRFAEGGADVLLGTQMVAKGHDFPGVTLVGILSADMALAIPDFRASERAFQLVMQAAGRAGRGSIPGIVLVETLRPETLAAAIAQDYGAFLESELPARKLLGYPPYGRIVRFVWSGPVEARVAAAAKSCMDALEPPPGARVFPPAPAILPRLRGKWRYSALARSDSRAALRRLVQDALASFEAAGSKGVMFDVDVDPTDLL, encoded by the coding sequence ATGCCTGATGCGACAGCCGTCGAGGTCGCCGTCCCGAGGCCGGTCTGGAGGACGTTCACATACCTGCTGCCTTCGGGGATGGCCGGGGGCGTTCTCGAGGGATGCCGCGTGGAGGTGCCCTTCGGCCGCGAGAAGCTGACGGGCTGGATCTGGGGGCGTTCCACATCCCTTCCCGCGGACGGCGTGAAGACGGTGGAATCCCGCCTCGACTGCGTTTCCGCGCTACCACGCCCCGTTCTCGAACTGGCGAGATGGGCGGCGGACTACTATTCGGCGCCGCCGGGGATGATGATGGCTTCGGCTTCGCCTCCCGGAGCCGGGGCGGGGCTCCGGCGGGAGGTCCGCCGCACGGCGGGGCGGGCGGCGGCTGGTGATCCTGTTCTGGAAGGGCTGGACGGTTCGGCGTTCGTCCCGGTGGACGGCCTCGCCCATGGCTTCTCCTCCCGGTCGGTCCTGATGTCGCACCTGTCTTCCCTGGCCTCGTCGGGCGCGGTCGAGTGCCGGCTATCCCCCGCGCCGGCCCGCAGGACATCCGCGGGGATGGCGGTCGCTCCATGCCTGCCGCCGGCCGAGCTGGCGGGCATGGCAGAAAGATTGCGCAGGAAAGCACCGGCGCAGGCTTCGATCCTCGAGATCCTCTCCCGGAGCGACGAGAGGATCACTGTTTCTTCCCTCCTCAGGGAGGCCGGCGCCTCGCGGGCTTCCCTCGACGCCGTGGTGAAGGCGGGGGCCGCTGCGGTCTCTCCTGCGGAGGCTGCGGGTACCGGTGTCTCGCTCGCCGGCGCGGAGGTCGCGGAACTCGAACCCGGTCAGTTGGAGGCCGTCTCGCGCATCTCGGGCGCAAAGGGAGGCGTCTTCCTGCTGCACGGCGTCACCGGGAGCGGCAAGACCGAGGTCTATCTGAGGGCCATCGCCGGGGTCGTCGCCCGCGGGCTCCAGGCCGTCGTCCTCGTGCCGGAGATATCCCTCACGCCCCAGCTCACGGCGCGGTTCGAGCGACGATTCCCCGGCATGGTCGCCGTGATGCACAGCGCGCTCTCCACTGGCGAGAGGCTCCGGGCCTGGAGTGCCCTTGCAGCGGGTGAGAAGTGCATCGCGATAGGGCCCAGGAGCGCCGTCTTCGCCCCGCTCGCACGCACCGGGATCATCATCGTGGACGAGGAGCACGATTCGAGCTACAAGCAGCAGGAGCAGCCCCGGTACAACGCGCGGGACCTGGCCGTGGTGCGCGGCTTCCTGGAGGGAGTGCCCGTGGTGCTGGGCTCGGCCACGCCGTCCCTCGAGAGCAGGGGCAACGCGGACTCCGGCAAGTACGAGATCCTGACCCTCCCAGGGAGGGCTGGGGGCAGGCCGATGCCCTCGGTGAAGCCCGTCAGGCCCGGGGATTACGGAAGCGTCGTGCCCCCGGAGATGCTGACGGCTGTCTCCGACGCCTGGCATCGGGGCGAGCAGTCGATACTGCTGCTCAACCGGAGGGGCTTCGCGCCCACCCGGATCTGCGCGGGGTGCGGCCGCCGGGAGGACTGCCCGGAGTGCGCCGTCGCCCCTACATACCACGCGCGGGGCGGGATACTGAGGTGCCACCACTGCGGCTGGTGGACGATGGCGCCGCGGGACTGCCCGTCCTGCGGCTGCACGCGGTTCGTCACAGAGGGCCCGGGGGTCCAGAGGGTCGAGGCGTTCCTCGCGGGCGCCCTTCCGGGGATCCGCATCCTCAGGCTCGACAGGGACACGTCCTCTTCGGCCGGCGCCACATGGGAGATCCTGGGGCGGTTCGCCGAAGGCGGAGCCGACGTCCTCCTCGGCACGCAGATGGTCGCCAAGGGGCACGACTTCCCGGGCGTCACGCTCGTAGGGATCCTCTCGGCCGACATGGCCCTTGCGATCCCGGACTTCCGCGCTTCGGAGAGGGCCTTCCAGCTCGTGATGCAGGCCGCTGGCCGCGCCGGGAGGGGTTCCATCCCGGGCATCGTGCTGGTGGAGACTCTCAGGCCCGAAACCCTCGCCGCGGCGATTGCGCAGGACTACGGGGCCTTCCTCGAATCGGAGCTCCCCGCCAGGAAACTCCTCGGGTACCCGCCCTACGGCCGGATCGTCAGGTTCGTCTGGTCGGGCCCCGTCGAGGCGAGGGTCGCGGCTGCGGCGAAGTCCTGCATGGACGCGCTGGAGCCCCCGCCCGGCGCGAGGGTCTTCCCGCCGGCCCCGGCCATCCTCCCCAGGCTTCGCGGGAAATGGCGCTACAGCGCCCTGGCGCGCTCGGACAGCCGCGCCGCTCTGCGCAGGCTCGTGCAGGATGCCCTGGCGTCCTTCGAAGCCGCCGGCTCGAAGGGCGTCATGTTCGACGTCGACGTCGACCCCACCGACCTGCTGTAA
- the folP gene encoding dihydropteroate synthase — MIRRLRLASPSDWRFELEQVEADPGCWDRVDARAGVEVFKTGPLRTPAANILKQCMLAAGADAIVARGCIDASVDSSLALVLGTPRQLRQAASSLEGQPFGLPELGRSILVLLGPDRRRACLALRSGTLTFTNGPAVMGILNITPDSFSDGGLYLAPQAAADRAVEMHAQGASIVDVGAESTRPGSLRVPSAIQRERIVPVVREIRRRDPGLPLSVDTSDPDTARAAIGEGVDMINDVTALSEPGMAELAASTGTPVILMHMKGRPRDMQASPSYDDVIGEIVSFLEERIASACAAGVPRSLILVDPGIGFGKRLSDNLAIVRRLGEFRCLGVPVVLGHSRKSFLGTVTGEGGASDRDPATAALSALAARDADMLRVHDVAATVQAVKVAMAVHGGPTE; from the coding sequence ATGATCAGGCGCCTCCGCCTCGCCTCCCCCTCGGACTGGAGGTTCGAGCTGGAGCAGGTAGAGGCGGACCCCGGCTGCTGGGACAGGGTCGATGCCCGGGCCGGCGTCGAGGTCTTCAAGACGGGCCCGCTCCGGACTCCCGCCGCAAACATCCTCAAGCAGTGCATGCTCGCCGCCGGGGCTGACGCCATCGTAGCCCGCGGCTGCATCGACGCCTCCGTCGACAGCAGCCTGGCCCTGGTGCTGGGCACGCCCAGGCAGCTCAGGCAGGCCGCTTCCTCGCTGGAGGGCCAGCCCTTCGGCCTTCCGGAACTCGGACGCTCAATCCTGGTACTCCTCGGGCCGGATCGCCGCCGGGCCTGTCTGGCTCTCCGCTCGGGAACACTCACGTTCACGAACGGCCCTGCCGTCATGGGCATCCTCAACATCACCCCCGACTCCTTCTCGGACGGCGGGCTCTACCTCGCCCCGCAGGCGGCCGCGGACAGGGCGGTCGAGATGCATGCGCAGGGCGCCTCGATCGTCGACGTCGGGGCCGAATCCACGCGCCCCGGCTCCCTGCGGGTCCCTTCGGCCATCCAGAGGGAGAGGATCGTCCCCGTCGTCAGGGAGATAAGGCGGCGCGATCCCGGCCTGCCGCTCTCTGTGGACACCTCCGACCCGGACACCGCCAGGGCCGCGATCGGCGAGGGCGTGGACATGATAAACGACGTCACCGCACTCTCCGAGCCGGGCATGGCCGAACTCGCCGCCTCGACCGGAACCCCCGTGATCCTTATGCACATGAAGGGCCGCCCGCGCGACATGCAGGCCTCCCCGTCCTACGACGACGTGATCGGCGAGATAGTCTCCTTCCTCGAGGAGCGGATCGCCTCCGCCTGCGCCGCCGGGGTCCCGCGCTCGCTGATCCTCGTCGATCCGGGCATCGGGTTCGGCAAGAGGCTCTCGGACAACCTCGCGATCGTGAGGAGGCTCGGGGAGTTCAGATGCCTCGGCGTCCCCGTGGTGCTCGGGCACTCGCGCAAGAGCTTCCTCGGAACCGTCACAGGAGAGGGCGGGGCCTCGGACAGGGATCCGGCGACCGCCGCGCTCTCCGCCCTCGCCGCCCGTGACGCCGACATGCTCAGGGTGCATGATGTCGCCGCCACGGTCCAGGCCGTGAAAGTGGCCATGGCAGTCCACGGAGGTCCGACGGAGTGA
- a CDS encoding radical SAM protein, which translates to MPCVNRCWHCFCCGSPDGPSMEGSTVLRILDDLAALKRESGEVVLPMFYDEPTIHPEFVRIMGRQLDLGLIQDEGWFPTNGYGLARLQDEGWRELAEKGFEGIRLTFHGLGERHDRRVGRRGAYGDLVETVRRAERFGVEWFACMVLGSDNAAEYEETKAEVERLGSPSVKFGWMLPQSQGRAAGKGNRVKLEHIEHLLRANSGFRTESDHIRAILSDETLGGRKAFDPDCGMTALDIGHDLTVSFGGGCDGDPYEGLKSLVKLGNLESDSILECYRRYLENPPAPVRALSGVTWGELAGRYGDPGCDFVYHVTDLAGRIWASRYLRDAFPE; encoded by the coding sequence ATGCCCTGCGTCAATCGATGCTGGCACTGCTTCTGCTGCGGAAGCCCGGATGGTCCGTCCATGGAGGGCTCGACCGTACTCCGCATACTCGACGACCTCGCCGCCTTGAAGCGGGAGAGCGGAGAGGTGGTCCTCCCCATGTTCTACGATGAACCCACGATCCACCCGGAATTCGTCCGGATCATGGGCCGCCAGCTCGACCTCGGCCTGATCCAGGATGAAGGGTGGTTCCCGACCAACGGATACGGCCTCGCCAGGCTCCAGGACGAGGGCTGGAGGGAGCTTGCGGAGAAGGGTTTCGAGGGCATACGGCTCACCTTCCACGGTCTGGGGGAACGGCACGACCGGCGCGTGGGAAGAAGGGGCGCCTACGGTGACCTCGTGGAAACCGTCCGGCGTGCCGAGCGCTTCGGGGTGGAGTGGTTCGCGTGCATGGTCCTCGGCTCGGATAATGCCGCAGAGTACGAGGAGACGAAGGCGGAGGTCGAAAGGCTGGGATCGCCCAGTGTGAAGTTCGGTTGGATGCTGCCGCAGTCGCAGGGCAGGGCGGCTGGAAAAGGGAACAGGGTGAAACTGGAGCACATCGAACATCTCCTTCGTGCGAACAGCGGATTCAGGACCGAGTCGGATCACATACGGGCCATCCTCTCCGACGAAACCCTCGGCGGGAGGAAGGCATTCGACCCGGACTGCGGTATGACTGCGCTGGATATCGGCCACGATCTGACGGTCTCCTTCGGAGGCGGCTGCGACGGGGATCCGTACGAAGGGTTGAAGTCCCTCGTGAAACTCGGAAACCTCGAGAGCGACAGCATCCTGGAATGCTATCGACGGTATCTCGAGAATCCGCCCGCTCCCGTCAGGGCACTGTCCGGGGTGACCTGGGGAGAGCTGGCCGGGCGTTATGGAGACCCCGGGTGCGACTTCGTCTACCACGTCACGGATCTCGCGGGGAGGATATGGGCTTCGCGGTATCTGCGGGACGCCTTCCCGGAATAA
- the hpt gene encoding hypoxanthine phosphoribosyltransferase, whose translation MNEECHEILIHREEIARRTGIIARGITDLYRGETPVLMPLLKGAFVFAADLARRIELDLEVEFLGASSYGGATETSGEIRLTLDTSTPLSGRHVLIVEDIVDTGLTLAYIQKLVRSRGVASLRTAVLLDKRCRRRVEVDLDWVGFVIPDRFVFGYGLDGPGGLYRNLPDITALPAE comes from the coding sequence ATGAACGAGGAATGCCACGAGATACTGATCCACCGGGAGGAAATAGCCCGCCGGACCGGGATAATCGCTCGCGGGATCACCGATCTGTACCGCGGAGAGACCCCCGTCCTGATGCCCCTCCTGAAGGGGGCCTTCGTCTTCGCCGCCGATCTGGCGAGGAGGATCGAACTCGACCTTGAAGTGGAGTTCCTGGGCGCCTCCAGCTACGGCGGGGCGACCGAGACCTCGGGGGAGATCAGGCTTACCCTTGATACCTCCACCCCCCTCTCGGGCCGCCATGTGCTTATCGTGGAGGATATTGTGGACACGGGCCTCACCCTGGCGTATATTCAAAAGCTCGTCCGCTCTCGCGGCGTCGCGTCCCTTCGCACGGCCGTCCTGCTGGACAAGCGCTGCCGGAGGAGGGTGGAGGTCGACCTCGACTGGGTCGGCTTCGTCATCCCGGACAGATTCGTCTTCGGATACGGACTGGACGGCCCGGGAGGCCTGTACAGGAACCTGCCGGACATCACGGCCCTTCCAGCGGAGTGA